The sequence CGTCGAGCAGAAAGGTGCAGCCGGCTTGCGGATCGGCGGCACGCGCTCCTGCGTCCATGTCCTGCCAGGCCGAGGTGACAAGAAGGCGCGACAGATCTGGGCCGACGAACGCCGGGCAGCTCGACTGCTTTGCCGGCACGCTGAGCGAGCGCAGGCGTTCGCCTTGCGGCGAGTAGACATCGATACGGCTCGCGCCCCAGCAGGCGTTCCAGATATTCCCGTCGGCATCGCACACCGAGCCGTCGAGGCCGCCGACGCCGGTGTGCTGCAACAGCACCTCCGGCTCGCCGCGCGGCAGGCCGGTCGCGGGATTGAGCGGTACGGCATAGAGCACGGCGCGCGCGGTGTCGGCAAAGTAGCCGGTGGCGCCATCCGGCGAGAAGCAGATCGAGTTCGGAATGCTGATGCCGGGAAACAGCGTCGAGATCTTGCCGCGATGGAGCGCGTAGATCGCCCCTGCTCCGCGTTCGGCCTTACGGCCCATCGTGCCGATCCAGAACGTGCCGGATTGATGCACCCGGCAGTCGTTGGAGCGCGTCGCGGGATTATCTGCTTCGAGCGGACAGAACAGCGTCATCGCGCCGTCAGAGAGCGTCCGGATGTACAGGCCGTCTTCCGCCACGATCAGCTGCCGCTCGGCATCGATGCGCCCGAGCGCGCTGGCCATCCGGCCAAGCGCGTGGACGCTGATAGAGCCGCCGCCGAGATGCGCCTCGAACAGCTTTCCCTCGCGAATGTCGAACCACCACGCTGTATCGGTGGCCACGTCATAGGTCGGCCCTTCGCCGAGATGGCATTGCTCGGTCGATAGAACGGAGGTCGGCACCTGCTCGATCATGGCGCCCTCACTGCGAAGCGATAGACGGTGTGATGCCGATAGACTTTGCCGGGATCGAGGCGCGGGCTCGGAAAATCCGGCCGGTTCGGCGCATCGGGCCAGATGTGCGGCTCCAGGCACATGGCGTCCGATTGCCGGATCAGCTTGCCGCCCTTGCCTGAGATCGTGCCGTCCAGATAGTTGCCGGAATAGACCTGAAGCCCGGGCTGATCGGTGAAGAGCTCCATAATGCGGCCCGAGCGCGGCGCCTCCAGCCGCGCCGCGAGCGTCAGCTTGCCGTCGCGCCCAAGGCAGTAGGTGTGGTCATAGCCCCTGCCGTTGCGCAATTGCTGATCGCTTTCGCGAATGCGCGCGTCGACGGCATGGGCGTCGCGGAAATCGAACGGCGTGCCGGCAACGCTGCGCGGCGGCTCCGGCAGCGGGATGGCGGTCGGATCGATGGCAAGGAAATGATCAGCCGCGACGGTCAAGCGATGGTCGAGAATGGACGTGCCAGAGATG comes from Bradyrhizobium diazoefficiens and encodes:
- a CDS encoding SMP-30/gluconolactonase/LRE family protein, which codes for MIEQVPTSVLSTEQCHLGEGPTYDVATDTAWWFDIREGKLFEAHLGGGSISVHALGRMASALGRIDAERQLIVAEDGLYIRTLSDGAMTLFCPLEADNPATRSNDCRVHQSGTFWIGTMGRKAERGAGAIYALHRGKISTLFPGISIPNSICFSPDGATGYFADTARAVLYAVPLNPATGLPRGEPEVLLQHTGVGGLDGSVCDADGNIWNACWGASRIDVYSPQGERLRSLSVPAKQSSCPAFVGPDLSRLLVTSAWQDMDAGARAADPQAGCTFLLDASAPGRAEPNVKLA